Proteins encoded within one genomic window of Candidatus Syntrophocurvum alkaliphilum:
- a CDS encoding rod-binding protein has translation MKINSSLINTKINNIQSDSQSKNTKSEFKKLLNTEIEKDNKKELYKACQDLESVFVNKMFDSMRATIPRTDLMGNSFGLDVFESMLYEEYSKKISKQGSIGIADILYKQLSGKI, from the coding sequence ATGAAAATTAATTCTAGTTTAATAAATACAAAAATAAATAATATTCAAAGTGACTCACAAAGCAAAAATACAAAATCTGAATTTAAAAAACTATTAAATACTGAAATAGAAAAAGATAATAAAAAGGAATTATATAAAGCTTGTCAAGATTTAGAAAGTGTTTTTGTAAATAAAATGTTTGATTCAATGCGTGCAACTATTCCTAGAACGGATTTAATGGGAAATAGTTTTGGACTCGATGTTTTTGAATCAATGCTTTATGAAGAATATTCTAAGAAAATAAGCAAGCAGGGCTCAATAGGAATTGCAGATATACTATATAAACAATTAAGTGGTAAAATATAA
- the yunB gene encoding sporulation protein YunB, which produces MFRRRRINYLPIILVSLIVFIMFIFAMDIKMKSSILEIAQSKAQLRGMEKINHVINEEIVSNIEYEDIVYIHKDNDGKITMIQPNTIKLNQIMARTMIKVTHSLEEMTDDSFAIPMGQLTGSKILAGYGPKVKIKMIPASKVYVELLNKFEHAGINQTRHLIYFNIRSDITVAVPFLNQQVDVATTIPLAETIIVGDVPKTYVNFSGAENLLEPLIKGGN; this is translated from the coding sequence ATGTTTAGACGAAGAAGAATAAATTATCTTCCTATTATATTAGTATCTTTGATTGTGTTTATAATGTTTATATTTGCTATGGATATAAAAATGAAATCGAGTATTTTAGAAATAGCTCAATCTAAAGCGCAATTAAGAGGTATGGAAAAAATAAATCACGTTATTAATGAAGAAATAGTTTCTAATATAGAATATGAAGATATAGTCTATATTCACAAAGATAATGATGGCAAAATAACAATGATTCAACCAAATACAATAAAGTTAAATCAGATTATGGCTAGAACCATGATAAAAGTAACACATTCATTGGAAGAAATGACGGATGATTCTTTTGCAATACCAATGGGTCAGCTTACTGGCTCAAAAATTTTAGCTGGTTATGGTCCAAAAGTTAAAATTAAAATGATTCCAGCTAGTAAAGTTTATGTTGAATTGTTAAATAAATTTGAACATGCAGGTATCAACCAAACACGGCATTTAATATATTTTAATATTCGTAGTGATATAACTGTTGCTGTTCCATTTTTAAATCAGCAAGTGGATGTAGCTACTACCATACCTTTAGCTGAAACTATTATAGTGGGTGATGTGCCTAAAACTTATGTTAATTTTAGTGGTGCAGAAAACCTGCTAGAACCCTTGATCAAAGGCGGTAATTAA
- the tyrS gene encoding tyrosine--tRNA ligase — protein sequence MGELRRGVAEIVPEEELKNKLQKSFEKGKPLRIKLGLDPTAPDIHLGHTVVLNKLRQFQDLGHEVHLIIGDFTGRIGDPSGKSEARTQLTEEEVMANARTYQEQIFKVLDKEKTIIYFNSEWLMKMNLADTLNLASKYTVARMLERDDFHKRYRDGLPISIHEFIYPLMQGYDSVVLEADIELGGTDQKFNLLVGRSLQREYGYEPQIAMTMPILEGTDGVQKMSKSLGNYIGVNEEPYEMFGKTMSISDELICRYFELVTRIPIEEIRSIEQQMAQGYNPRNAKMRLAREIITIYHNSEEAQKAQERFELVFSKRDIPDDIPEVIIKEKEVWLPKFLAEQGLLSSTSEGKRMIKQAAIKVNGEKHSDENLAIDGEIIVQVGKRKFLKIKKQ from the coding sequence ATGGGGGAACTGCGTAGAGGTGTAGCAGAAATAGTACCTGAAGAAGAACTTAAAAATAAATTACAAAAATCATTTGAAAAAGGTAAACCATTAAGAATTAAACTAGGTCTTGACCCTACTGCACCTGATATACACTTAGGGCACACAGTTGTTTTAAACAAATTAAGGCAGTTTCAAGATTTAGGTCACGAAGTACATTTGATAATAGGAGATTTTACTGGTCGTATTGGTGATCCTAGTGGAAAATCAGAAGCAAGAACACAGCTTACTGAAGAAGAAGTTATGGCAAATGCTCGTACATATCAAGAACAAATATTTAAAGTTTTAGATAAAGAAAAAACTATTATATATTTTAATAGTGAATGGCTGATGAAAATGAACTTAGCTGATACACTTAATTTAGCAAGCAAATATACAGTTGCTCGCATGTTAGAAAGAGATGATTTTCATAAAAGGTATAGAGATGGTTTGCCAATAAGTATACACGAATTTATTTACCCACTAATGCAAGGATATGATTCTGTTGTACTTGAAGCTGATATAGAATTGGGTGGTACGGATCAAAAATTTAATCTTTTAGTGGGGAGAAGCCTACAAAGAGAATACGGTTATGAACCTCAAATAGCTATGACAATGCCTATTCTTGAAGGAACAGATGGTGTGCAAAAAATGAGTAAAAGCCTTGGCAACTATATAGGGGTTAATGAAGAACCTTATGAAATGTTTGGTAAAACTATGTCAATTTCAGATGAATTGATATGCAGATATTTTGAATTAGTTACTAGAATTCCAATAGAAGAAATAAGAAGTATTGAACAACAAATGGCACAAGGCTACAATCCTAGAAATGCAAAGATGCGTTTAGCTAGAGAAATTATCACAATTTATCATAATTCCGAGGAAGCGCAAAAAGCACAAGAAAGGTTTGAATTAGTATTTTCAAAAAGAGATATTCCTGATGATATACCAGAAGTAATAATAAAAGAAAAGGAAGTTTGGCTTCCAAAATTCTTAGCTGAGCAAGGGCTATTAAGTTCAACAAGTGAAGGGAAAAGAATGATAAAACAAGCTGCAATCAAAGTAAATGGTGAAAAGCATAGTGATGAAAACTTAGCAATAGATGGTGAAATAATAGTTCAAGTAGGTAAAAGGAAGTTTCTTAAAATCAAAAAACAATAA
- a CDS encoding transglycosylase domain-containing protein: protein MSNKKTESKKKNNSKAKLYTCLKVIGVLLLIGIGTTIGLLASVSRDLPAWDAQQLSGAKTTFIYDQNEQLISNLHAEENRTEVSLSEIPDDLINAFIATEDVDFYDHQGINVRGIMRAVVRNIQDGDLTGQGASTITQQLARNAFLTFDKEWERKLQEIILAFKLESEYSKDEILAMYLNKVYFGAGAYGVQAAADTYFAKDVSDLTLEESALIAGLVQSPSSYNPFQHYDRAKARQEIVLNNMANVGFIDQNTANEAKAIELEFKKKTSGDKEYGFFVDGVIDEANQILTDLGYEDPTNMIYRSGLRIYTTMDSSLQRHAEEIFSNPNNFPNQTVAGELIQTGMVLLDHSNGEIKAVMGGRSYDQQRGLNRAINAHRQPGSALKPLAAYAPALEMNHMPYNVMDDSPISIKVGNDIFSPENHDKQYRGLITLRTALQYSVNTVAVQIVDEIGIRNSFEFLSSLGFEGLLDTPGHNDLGLSPLGLGSLTKGATPLEMAAAYGTVANRGVYAEPHFITRIIDDNGVELYNHNPQYKQVMSEESAWLLRDMMRTVVTSGTGTNFIIPDVYTAGKTGTSDDTRDAWFCGVSSKYSGAVWMGYDREHTMNNVYGGSHPALLLKSLVEKGHSNDNPPPSSKPNSIVHVTVCSKSGNLPSESCPEDEVITDYSLRSVVPTEQCDLHEMTYVCPESGKLAGQYCPDPELQSVIKKDEEEIEYCDIHTEATLPGMFSRTVSVCRDPSHEGQLYRANTPNQVQQGGCPEEYIEEVIIQPGEKLPYCPHPEHEVERKQTREVIEDIINN, encoded by the coding sequence ATGTCTAATAAAAAGACTGAGTCTAAAAAAAAGAACAATTCTAAAGCAAAGCTTTATACATGTTTAAAAGTTATAGGTGTCTTATTGTTAATTGGTATAGGAACTACTATCGGATTGCTAGCCTCTGTATCTAGAGATCTACCAGCTTGGGACGCTCAACAGCTTTCAGGCGCAAAAACTACCTTTATATATGATCAAAATGAACAGCTAATATCCAATCTTCATGCAGAGGAAAATCGAACCGAAGTTTCATTATCAGAAATTCCTGATGATTTAATTAATGCATTTATTGCAACTGAAGATGTGGATTTTTATGATCACCAAGGTATAAATGTAAGGGGTATTATGAGAGCAGTTGTTAGAAACATACAAGACGGTGATTTAACTGGTCAAGGAGCCAGCACAATTACTCAGCAGCTTGCTCGTAATGCATTCTTAACTTTTGATAAAGAGTGGGAAAGAAAACTACAAGAAATAATACTAGCATTTAAACTCGAGTCAGAATATTCAAAAGATGAAATACTTGCAATGTATTTAAATAAGGTTTACTTTGGTGCTGGTGCTTATGGAGTTCAAGCAGCAGCAGATACTTACTTTGCAAAAGATGTGAGTGATTTAACACTAGAAGAAAGTGCGCTAATAGCAGGCTTAGTACAAAGTCCAAGCAGCTACAATCCATTTCAACACTATGATAGAGCAAAAGCAAGACAAGAAATTGTACTAAATAACATGGCAAATGTTGGTTTTATTGATCAAAATACTGCAAACGAGGCTAAAGCAATTGAACTTGAGTTTAAGAAAAAAACAAGCGGTGATAAGGAATACGGTTTTTTTGTTGATGGAGTTATAGATGAAGCTAATCAAATATTGACTGATTTGGGATATGAAGACCCTACTAATATGATTTATCGTTCAGGTTTAAGAATTTATACAACAATGGATTCATCATTACAACGACATGCGGAAGAGATTTTTAGTAACCCTAATAATTTTCCCAATCAAACTGTAGCCGGTGAACTAATACAAACAGGCATGGTTTTACTTGATCATAGTAATGGAGAAATTAAAGCAGTAATGGGTGGTCGCTCTTATGACCAACAAAGGGGTCTTAATCGTGCTATAAATGCACATCGCCAACCAGGATCTGCTTTAAAACCTTTGGCGGCTTATGCTCCAGCTTTAGAAATGAATCACATGCCTTATAATGTAATGGATGATTCTCCTATTTCCATAAAAGTAGGAAATGATATTTTCTCTCCAGAAAATCATGATAAACAATATAGAGGATTAATTACATTACGAACAGCCTTGCAATACTCTGTTAATACTGTTGCTGTACAAATAGTTGATGAAATAGGAATTAGAAATAGTTTTGAATTTTTAAGTTCACTTGGTTTTGAAGGCCTTCTTGATACGCCTGGTCATAATGACCTAGGACTTTCTCCATTAGGGTTAGGAAGTTTAACAAAGGGAGCAACCCCTTTAGAAATGGCAGCAGCATACGGAACTGTTGCTAATAGAGGTGTTTATGCTGAACCTCATTTTATAACTAGAATAATTGATGATAATGGAGTTGAATTATATAATCATAATCCTCAATATAAACAAGTAATGTCTGAAGAATCTGCATGGTTATTGAGAGATATGATGCGAACTGTAGTAACATCAGGTACTGGTACGAATTTCATTATCCCTGATGTTTACACAGCTGGAAAAACCGGTACATCTGATGATACTAGAGATGCTTGGTTCTGTGGGGTTTCATCTAAATACTCAGGTGCAGTTTGGATGGGATATGATAGAGAACATACTATGAATAACGTTTATGGTGGAAGTCATCCCGCCCTTTTATTAAAATCATTGGTTGAAAAAGGACACTCAAATGATAATCCGCCACCATCATCAAAACCAAATAGTATAGTTCATGTTACTGTTTGTTCAAAATCAGGTAATTTGCCTTCAGAATCTTGCCCCGAAGACGAAGTAATAACAGATTACTCTCTTAGGTCAGTTGTGCCAACAGAACAATGTGATTTACATGAGATGACATATGTTTGTCCTGAATCAGGTAAATTAGCTGGTCAATATTGTCCTGACCCTGAACTACAGTCAGTTATAAAAAAAGATGAAGAAGAAATAGAATACTGTGATATTCACACTGAAGCTACTTTACCAGGTATGTTTAGTCGCACAGTATCTGTTTGTCGTGATCCCTCACATGAGGGACAACTATATAGAGCCAATACACCAAACCAAGTTCAACAAGGTGGTTGTCCTGAAGAGTATATAGAAGAAGTTATTATACAACCTGGAGAAAAACTGCCTTATTGCCCACATCCAGAACATGAAGTAGAGAGAAAACAAACAAGAGAAGTAATTGAGGATATTATTAACAATTAA
- a CDS encoding endonuclease MutS2, whose translation MDKLEFDKIQKQLADNAYSEGGQYKALNVMPSKDIEEVSYFLEQTSEAMELLRFNKPDFLSSLSNVEVQLKKASAHGVLNPIEIYDIYNLLRCSRLTKNYVSESKLLNELGVNLTDNKELETLIKQKVDKEGFLRDDASSDLKKIRSQVNTLRIRIKDYLQSFVRSGNNSKILQDNVVTERDGRYVIPIKQEYRNSVKGIVHDESASGATVFIEPMPVVDLNNKIRSLENEEKREIEKILRELSYKITIVAEELIINSEILSNLDLIFARANLAYKMKAFKPEINNQGIMEINKARHPLLGDEAVPVNIKLGREFDVLVITGPNTGGKTVVLKTIGLLSLMAMSGIFIPAREDSTLSVFDSIYVDIGDEQSIEQSLSTFSSHLTNIIDILNSANKKSLVLLDELGAGTDPVEGAALARTILEELKHIGSKVVVTSHQSELKSYAYQVERVENACVEFDPISLQPTYELTIGTPGQSNAFEIAARLGLKKDMVERSKNLVPEQRLEVSNMIKQLKKSRYDYESKKEKLRILENELSIEKKKLEEEKHRYNTEKEQILNKTYNEANNYLRKIRKEADEAVEELKITLKQSKQDSDLKWHEIEEQRQKVKNLKVNDNNDIEDSKPQKIIPGDYVLVKTINQKGYVLNEPNSQGEVVVQLGVLKLNVGQEQIKKIESPEEKKANQRNQVYLDKVKHISIELDLRGKQAEDALVELEKYLEDANLAGLDNVRIIHGKGTGALRTAVQKYLKTNRYVSQYRDGLREEGGHGVTVVELK comes from the coding sequence ATGGATAAATTAGAATTTGATAAGATACAAAAGCAATTAGCAGATAATGCTTATTCAGAAGGTGGGCAATATAAAGCATTAAATGTAATGCCTTCTAAAGATATTGAAGAGGTTAGTTATTTTTTAGAACAAACTAGTGAAGCTATGGAATTATTAAGATTTAATAAACCAGATTTTTTAAGTTCACTTAGTAATGTTGAAGTCCAGTTAAAAAAAGCATCTGCACATGGTGTTTTAAATCCAATAGAGATATATGATATATATAATTTACTGAGATGTTCTCGTCTTACAAAGAATTATGTTAGTGAGTCAAAACTACTAAATGAATTAGGTGTAAACTTAACAGATAATAAAGAGTTAGAAACACTAATTAAACAAAAAGTTGATAAAGAAGGTTTTTTAAGAGACGATGCTTCTTCTGATCTAAAAAAAATTCGCAGTCAAGTTAATACTTTGCGTATACGTATAAAGGATTACTTACAATCCTTTGTTAGGTCAGGTAATAATTCAAAAATACTTCAAGATAATGTTGTTACCGAGAGAGATGGAAGATATGTAATTCCTATAAAGCAAGAGTATAGAAATAGTGTTAAAGGTATAGTTCACGATGAATCTGCTAGTGGAGCAACTGTTTTTATTGAACCAATGCCTGTGGTTGACCTCAACAATAAAATAAGAAGCCTTGAAAATGAAGAGAAAAGAGAGATTGAAAAAATCCTTAGAGAATTAAGTTATAAGATTACCATTGTGGCTGAAGAATTAATAATAAATTCGGAAATATTATCAAATTTAGACTTGATTTTTGCTCGAGCTAATCTTGCTTACAAAATGAAAGCATTTAAACCTGAAATAAATAACCAAGGTATAATGGAAATTAATAAAGCAAGACATCCATTACTTGGTGACGAAGCGGTTCCAGTAAATATTAAGCTAGGAAGAGAATTTGATGTTTTAGTTATAACGGGGCCTAATACCGGTGGGAAAACTGTTGTTTTAAAAACTATTGGATTATTAAGTTTAATGGCAATGAGCGGAATATTTATACCTGCTCGTGAAGATAGTACATTGTCAGTATTTGATTCGATTTATGTTGACATTGGTGATGAACAAAGTATTGAACAATCATTAAGTACTTTTTCATCTCATTTAACCAATATTATTGATATATTAAATAGTGCTAATAAAAAATCCTTGGTATTACTTGATGAATTAGGAGCCGGTACTGACCCTGTTGAAGGTGCTGCATTAGCCAGAACAATTCTAGAAGAATTAAAGCACATTGGGTCAAAGGTTGTAGTAACTAGCCATCAAAGCGAATTGAAAAGTTATGCTTATCAGGTTGAAAGAGTTGAAAATGCCTGTGTTGAGTTTGATCCAATAAGTTTACAACCTACATATGAACTTACAATCGGGACACCAGGACAAAGTAATGCATTTGAAATTGCTGCTAGATTAGGATTAAAAAAAGATATGGTTGAAAGGTCAAAAAATTTAGTACCTGAACAGCGGTTAGAAGTAAGTAATATGATTAAACAATTAAAAAAGAGTAGATACGATTATGAAAGCAAAAAAGAAAAATTACGGATACTTGAAAATGAATTAAGTATTGAAAAGAAAAAGCTAGAAGAAGAAAAACACAGATATAATACTGAAAAAGAGCAAATTTTAAATAAAACTTATAATGAAGCAAATAATTACTTGCGGAAAATAAGAAAAGAAGCTGATGAAGCTGTTGAAGAATTAAAGATTACGTTAAAGCAAAGTAAACAGGATAGTGATTTAAAATGGCATGAAATTGAAGAACAACGACAAAAAGTAAAAAACTTAAAGGTTAATGATAATAATGATATAGAGGATAGTAAGCCCCAAAAAATAATTCCGGGAGATTATGTTTTAGTCAAAACTATTAATCAAAAAGGTTATGTTTTAAATGAACCAAATAGTCAAGGAGAAGTTGTTGTCCAGTTAGGTGTACTTAAATTAAATGTAGGGCAAGAACAAATAAAAAAAATAGAATCACCTGAGGAAAAAAAGGCAAATCAACGCAATCAAGTTTATTTAGATAAAGTTAAGCATATATCAATAGAGTTGGATTTACGTGGTAAACAAGCAGAAGATGCTTTAGTTGAATTAGAAAAGTATTTAGAGGATGCAAATTTAGCTGGATTAGATAATGTTAGAATTATTCATGGTAAAGGAACGGGTGCATTAAGAACAGCTGTACAAAAATACTTAAAAACAAATAGATATGTAAGTCAATATCGCGACGGTCTTAGGGAAGAAGGTGGTCATGGAGTGACTGTAGTAGAACTAAAATAG
- a CDS encoding NGG1p interacting factor NIF3: MKLKEIYELAISMGKRSDIRGNYVNELLEKKAQEYEKLSEDEKEFFDTDNLDNPYNDTRILVGKGDEEIKTILCGIDIETPEILLADRLREKGEKIDLVLAHHPEGLARAELHGVMNMQADMLEQMGIPINIAEGIMASRVAEVERGLMPLNHQRSVDAARLLDIPFMCTHTVTDNLVNKYLQDLFDDAECVTVDDVLKKLYEIPEYHRARKLKAGPKVLVGDKKRRAGKVFVKMTGGTSGSEKSYEKLAAAGIGTIISMHMQDKHRKLAKEHNINVIIAGHIASDSLGMNLFLDELELQGIKIIPCSGLIRKKRNGELDFH; this comes from the coding sequence GTGAAGTTAAAAGAAATTTATGAATTAGCGATTAGTATGGGAAAACGTTCTGACATTAGAGGAAATTATGTTAATGAATTATTAGAAAAGAAAGCTCAAGAATATGAAAAGTTATCAGAGGATGAAAAAGAATTTTTTGATACTGATAACCTTGATAATCCTTATAATGATACTCGTATTTTAGTTGGCAAAGGGGACGAAGAAATAAAAACTATATTGTGTGGAATTGATATAGAAACTCCAGAAATATTATTAGCTGATCGACTTAGAGAAAAAGGTGAAAAAATAGACCTTGTATTAGCACATCATCCAGAAGGATTAGCTCGAGCTGAATTACATGGGGTAATGAACATGCAAGCAGATATGTTAGAACAAATGGGAATACCTATTAATATTGCTGAAGGTATAATGGCTTCTAGAGTTGCAGAAGTTGAAAGAGGCTTGATGCCCTTAAACCACCAAAGATCAGTTGATGCTGCGCGTTTACTAGATATTCCGTTTATGTGTACTCATACAGTAACAGATAACTTGGTAAATAAATACCTGCAGGATTTATTTGATGATGCCGAATGTGTTACTGTAGATGATGTACTTAAAAAACTATATGAAATACCAGAATATCATAGAGCTAGAAAATTAAAAGCAGGTCCAAAGGTATTAGTAGGAGACAAAAAAAGAAGAGCAGGAAAAGTTTTTGTTAAAATGACTGGAGGAACTTCTGGTTCAGAAAAATCCTATGAAAAATTGGCTGCTGCTGGTATTGGGACTATTATTAGTATGCACATGCAAGATAAGCACAGAAAATTAGCCAAAGAGCATAATATTAATGTAATTATTGCTGGTCATATTGCAAGTGACTCCTTAGGAATGAACTTATTTCTTGATGAGCTTGAATTACAGGGGATTAAAATAATACCTTGTTCAGGTTTAATTAGAAAAAAACGTAATGGAGAATTGGATTTTCATTAA
- a CDS encoding DUF421 domain-containing protein — MIDFALRAVGMYFLALLMIRLLGKRALGELGPFDFVVMTGVGHTVIAVALDRSIPFYEGIAVLATLAVLEYTMGFLSLKNQKLSHIISGKPVVLISNGQIIKENLRKEKFNIDDLLQELRKQGVRDLDNVDKGILEPCGGFSVILKDEAEAISKSDLGITKRSPNELLTIEPLARKDIFERMKREPVEEEEQPCLQDSVKNIENKIDLLLERIDLLENKAVSNDKEKQEDV, encoded by the coding sequence ATGATAGATTTTGCACTACGAGCAGTAGGTATGTATTTCTTAGCCTTACTAATGATAAGGCTTCTTGGCAAAAGAGCTCTAGGTGAGCTTGGGCCATTTGATTTTGTTGTTATGACAGGGGTTGGACATACAGTTATTGCTGTAGCATTAGATAGAAGTATACCTTTTTATGAAGGAATTGCTGTACTGGCAACTTTAGCTGTACTAGAATATACTATGGGATTTCTTTCATTAAAAAACCAAAAACTTTCACATATTATTAGTGGAAAGCCTGTAGTTCTTATTAGCAATGGGCAAATAATTAAAGAAAATTTACGTAAAGAAAAGTTTAATATTGATGATTTACTACAGGAGTTACGAAAACAAGGGGTTAGAGACCTTGATAATGTAGATAAAGGTATACTAGAGCCTTGTGGGGGGTTTAGTGTTATATTAAAAGATGAGGCGGAAGCAATATCTAAATCTGATTTAGGTATTACAAAAAGGTCCCCTAACGAGTTATTAACCATAGAACCATTAGCTAGGAAAGATATATTTGAAAGAATGAAGCGTGAACCAGTTGAAGAAGAAGAGCAACCTTGTTTACAGGATTCTGTAAAAAATATAGAGAATAAAATTGACTTACTATTAGAAAGGATTGATTTGTTAGAAAACAAAGCAGTTTCTAATGATAAAGAAAAACAAGAAGATGTGTAA
- the polX gene encoding DNA polymerase/3'-5' exonuclease PolX, translated as MTNREVVILLENIANLLQLKGENIYKVRAYKKAAESIYHLDTDIRLLSDANRLNEISGVGKSVKNTIEDLIQNGRSSYYDELTKEVPTGLLEIIALPGVGFKTVKTIWNQLGIDNIDDLLKAAKNKQIRKLNGMGGKTEYNIIKSIETVKNSGGKATLGVALPIAEEFADFIAQSENVKKLSIVGSLRRRKSLIGDIDILIVADDYTKVKEKVANFRSLQEIETINQNNITGYLNYNIPFELIFVSMEDYYCSLIYTTGSRKHRDKLFANCDKRLLKDSRSEEEVYNQIGLSYIPPELREDEGELEAAKNNQIPKLVSLSDIKGDLHLHSDWSDGASKIEDMVESARLFGLSYIAITDHSKSLPISGGLNEDKLKLQGKVIDSINEKYSDIKILKGIEVDILKDGSLDFDDDILRDLDIVVASVHSNFNFDKNKQTERIITAINNKHVKILGHLTGRLLSRRSAYELDIDEILQEVKRNKVILEINAHPDRLDIDEITARKAKELGIKIAINSDAHHKNEFYILKYGVMNARRGWLEPQDVVNTWDIEKLINYIKE; from the coding sequence ATGACAAATAGAGAAGTAGTAATATTATTAGAAAATATTGCTAATCTATTACAGTTGAAAGGAGAAAATATTTATAAAGTTAGAGCTTATAAAAAAGCTGCAGAATCTATATATCATTTAGATACAGATATTAGATTGTTATCAGATGCTAACAGGCTTAACGAAATTTCTGGAGTTGGTAAGTCTGTAAAAAATACCATAGAAGACTTAATACAAAATGGCAGATCATCCTATTATGATGAATTAACCAAGGAGGTACCTACGGGTTTACTAGAAATTATAGCTTTACCTGGGGTAGGTTTTAAAACGGTTAAAACTATTTGGAATCAACTAGGTATAGATAATATAGATGATTTACTAAAAGCAGCTAAGAATAAACAAATTAGAAAACTCAATGGAATGGGAGGAAAGACAGAATATAATATAATCAAGAGTATAGAAACTGTAAAAAATAGTGGGGGTAAGGCTACTTTAGGGGTTGCTTTACCTATTGCTGAAGAATTTGCTGATTTTATTGCCCAATCTGAAAATGTTAAAAAATTAAGTATTGTTGGAAGTTTAAGAAGAAGAAAATCCCTTATAGGTGATATTGATATTTTAATTGTTGCAGATGATTATACTAAGGTAAAAGAAAAGGTTGCAAATTTTAGGAGCTTGCAAGAAATAGAAACCATAAATCAAAACAATATTACTGGTTATTTGAATTATAATATACCATTTGAATTGATATTTGTTTCTATGGAAGATTATTATTGCTCACTGATATATACAACTGGATCAAGAAAACATAGGGATAAACTTTTTGCTAATTGTGATAAAAGATTATTAAAAGATAGTAGAAGTGAAGAGGAAGTCTATAACCAAATTGGCTTATCTTATATTCCACCTGAACTAAGAGAAGATGAAGGTGAACTAGAAGCTGCTAAGAATAATCAAATTCCAAAACTAGTTTCATTATCTGATATTAAAGGGGATTTACATCTTCACTCTGACTGGAGTGATGGAGCAAGTAAGATTGAAGATATGGTAGAATCAGCACGCCTTTTTGGATTATCGTATATTGCTATTACTGATCATTCAAAATCACTTCCGATTAGTGGTGGTTTAAACGAAGATAAGCTTAAATTACAGGGTAAAGTAATTGATAGTATAAATGAAAAATATTCAGATATTAAGATTCTCAAAGGTATTGAGGTTGATATATTAAAAGATGGAAGTCTTGATTTTGATGATGATATATTAAGGGATTTAGATATTGTTGTAGCTTCAGTACACAGTAATTTTAATTTTGATAAAAATAAACAAACCGAAAGAATCATAACTGCTATTAATAATAAACATGTGAAAATATTAGGGCATTTAACTGGTAGGTTACTGAGTCGTAGATCTGCATACGAGTTAGACATAGATGAAATTTTACAGGAAGTTAAAAGAAATAAAGTTATTTTAGAAATAAATGCTCATCCAGATAGATTAGATATAGATGAAATAACTGCACGAAAGGCAAAAGAGTTAGGGATTAAAATAGCTATAAATAGTGATGCTCATCATAAAAATGAATTTTATATTCTTAAATATGGTGTTATGAATGCCCGAAGGGGTTGGCTTGAACCACAAGACGTAGTTAACACTTGGGATATAGAAAAATTGATAAATTATATAAAAGAATAA
- a CDS encoding cell division protein ZapA, whose amino-acid sequence MSYDKNNLNKVTVTIFNEDYVVKGDENPDYITMLASYIDRRMKMVEQRNPNLSKTKVAVLTALNLADELNKLQEDYDELVKTLEEERKNRMG is encoded by the coding sequence GTGAGCTATGATAAAAATAATTTAAATAAGGTTACAGTAACTATATTTAACGAAGACTATGTAGTGAAAGGTGATGAAAACCCTGATTATATTACTATGTTAGCTTCCTATATAGATAGAAGAATGAAGATGGTAGAACAACGCAACCCTAATTTATCTAAAACTAAGGTTGCCGTTTTAACAGCTTTAAATTTAGCAGACGAGCTAAATAAACTCCAAGAAGACTATGATGAATTAGTAAAAACTTTAGAAGAAGAAAGAAAAAATAGAATGGGGTAG